A stretch of Pogona vitticeps strain Pit_001003342236 chromosome 5, PviZW2.1, whole genome shotgun sequence DNA encodes these proteins:
- the STOX2 gene encoding storkhead-box protein 2 isoform X2: MSPISQSQFIPLGEILCLAISAMNSARKQVTQEALMEHLTTCFPGVPTPSPEILRHTLNMLVRERKIYPTPDGYFIVTPQTYFITPSLIRTNSKWYHLDERIPDRSQCTSPQQGTITPSTSGCVRDRTLPKNHCDSCHCCREDMHSMHASTLQRKSAKDCKDSYCPPSLCQVPPTEKSKSTVNFSYKTETLTKPKDGEKQSKKFGLKLFRLSFKKDKTKQLANFSAQFPPEEWPLRDEDTPTTIPREVEMEIIRRINPDLTVENVMRHTALMKKLEEEKAQRSKAGSSVHHSGRSKKSRSHRKSHGKSRSHSKTRVSKGDPSEGSHLEVPGEREYEFYDPLTRSPREGCFIIEHKRDNFIMHSSPNVLESHFPMTPEWDVSGELAKRRTEMPFPEPSRGSSHSKVHRSHSHTQDRRSRNERSNKAKERSRSMDNSKGPLGAASLGTPEDLVEACSQDDQTASQTYIDDSTLRPSQSLSHQRALISSASYKDIVKPEKTGGGAETPTCNLLEQSKPAESLPPYSELNSCTTKSAIDDYFQCNTSSETVLTAPSPLGKNKDDHDTVTLTDSIKKVSPSERQSQHIAREPAALKEDSPKGPNNSSGPTATSQPSEVIANGRLVQHHNTESSSLDKRKEIFSKDTLFKPLHSTLSVNSFHKPSVPLLKAHQKTPPDTLPSRCDKLEQAMVTSAPQVMPASQRQQETSGNQEAAFDYYNVSDDDDSEEGTNKNTEEEKNRDDVGTMQWLLEREKERDLQRKFEKNLTLLTPKETENSNNQRATHSARLDSMDSSSITVDSGFNSPRTRESLASNTSSIVESNRRQNPALSPAHGGAGPMFSFRATADPPTSETEKLQKPANCLQASVTSV; the protein is encoded by the exons GTGTTCCAACTCCAAGTCCTGAAATCCTTCGCCATACTTTAAACATGCTTGTACGAGAGAGGAAAATATACCCAACTCCAGATGGCTACTTCATTGTGACCCCACAAACATACTTTATAACACCATCTCTTATAAGAACTAACAGTAAATGGTACCATCTTGATGAAAGGATACCTGACAGGTCTCAGTGTACCTCTCCACAGCAAGGAACTATAACTCCTTCCACCTCTGGCTGTGTCAGGGACCGAACATTACCCAAAAACCACTGCGACTCTTGCCATTGCTGCAGAGAAGACATGCACAGCATGCATGCTTCCACACTacagagaaaatcagcaaaagacTGCAAGGACTCCTATTGCCCTCCTTCTTTGTGCCAGGTGCCGCCCACTGAAAAAAGTAAAAGTACTGTAAATTTTTCTTACAAAACAGAGACATTGACAAAACCTAAAGATGGAGAAAAGCAGTCTAAAAAATTTGGGCTGAAATTGTTTCGTTTAAGTTTCAAAAAGGATAAGACGAAACAGCTGGCAAATTTTTCTGCTCAGTTTCCTCCAGAGGAATGGCCTTTGAGAGATGAAGATACGCCTACCACTATACCTAGGGAGGTAGAGATGGAGATTATTAGGCGTATAAACCCAGATTTAACTGTAGAAAATGTCATGAGGCACACTGCACTAATGAAAAAacttgaagaagaaaaagctcAAAGAAGCAAGGCTGGCTCTTCAGTTCACCATAGTGGAAGAAGCAAGAAGAGTAGAAGTCATAGGAAGTCTCATGGAAAATCTCGGTCACACAGTAAAACTCGGGTCTCTAAAGGAGATCCATCAGAGGGCTCCCATTTGGAGGTACCAGGTGAAAGAGAGTATGAGTTCTATGATCCCCTCACAAGGTCCCCACGGGAAGGCTGCTTCATAATAGAACATAAAAGGGACAACTTTATCATGCACAGTAGTCCAAACGTCCTTGAATCTCACTTTCCTATGACACCTGAATGGGATGTATCTGGTGAACTAGCCAAAAGGAGAACTGAGATGCCTTTTCCTGAACCTTCAAGGGGAAGTTCCCATTCTAAAGTCCACCGAAGCCACAGCCATACACAGGACCGGAGATCAAGAAATGAAAGGTCTAATAAAGCCAAGGAACGATCTCGATCAATGGATAATTCAAAAGGACCTCTGGGTGCTGCTTCTTTAGGTACACCTGAAGATTTAGTGGAAGCTTGCAGCCAAGATGACCAAACAGCCAGCCAAACATACATTGATGATAGCACCTTAAGGCCTTCACAGTCACTTAGTCATCAAAGGGCTCTGATCTCATCTGCAAGCTACAAGGATATAGTGAAGCCTGAAAAAACTGGTGGCGGTGCAGAAACCCCCACTTGTAACCTGCTGGAACAAAGCAAGCCAGCAGAGAGTTTGCCACCTTATAGTGAGCTCAACTCCTGTACAACAAAATCAGCCATTGATGATTACTTTCAGTGTAACACTTCTAGTGAAACTGTACTTACTGCTCCTTCACCTTTGGGGAAGAATAAAGATGACCATGATACAGTGACTTTGACCGATAGTATTAAAAAAGTATCTCCCTCAGAAAGGCAATCACAGCACATAGCCAGGGAACCTGCAGCGCTCAAAGAGGATTCACCAAAAGGGCCAAACAACAGCAGCGGACCAACTGCCACAAGCCAACCCTCTGAAGTCATCGCAAATGGCCGACTGGTCCAGCATCATAACACAGAATCTAGTAGCCTTGATAAGAGGAAAGAGATATTTAGCAAAGACACACTTTTTAAGCCTCTTCACAGTACTCTGTCTGTTAACAGTTTCCACAAGCCTAGTGTGCCACTATTAAAAGCTCATCAAAAGACACCTCCAGACACGTTGCCAAGCAGATGTGACAAACTTGAACAAGCTATGGTAACCTCAGCTCCGCAAGTCATGCCTGCATCGCAAAGACAGCAAGAGACATCTGGAAACCAGGAAGCAGCCTTTGATTATTACAATGTGTCTGATGATGATGACTCTGAGgaagggacaaataaaaacactgaagaagaaaagaatcggGATGATGTGGGCACGATGCAGTGGCTTCTTGAGcgggaaaaagaaagagacctGCAAAGGAAGTTTGAAAAAAATCTCACTCTCCTCACTccaaaagaaactgaaaacagcaacaaccagCGAGCCACACATTCAGCTAGACTGGACAGTATGGACAGCAGCAGCATCACAGTTGACAGTGGGTTCAATTCTCCACG tacTCGTGAGAGCTTAGCTTCCAACACTTCAAGCATTGTTGAAAGCAACAGACGCCAGAATCCAGCCCTCAGTCCTGCACATGGTGGGGCAGGTCCAATGTTCAGCTTTCGAGCAACTGCTGACCCTCCAACAAGTGAAACTGAAAAATTGCAGAAACCTGCTAATTGCCTGCAAGCATCTGTTACAAGTGTTTGA